A DNA window from Pseudomonas sp. GD03919 contains the following coding sequences:
- a CDS encoding putative virulence factor, which produces MSNSPEQLTRHWAAIHTGAGEAIRWIGDVRRSAPRLDNEADDLILSLRRVRNTARRLGGVSGLPMTVGFFGLSQAGKSYLISTLAAGANGKLETDFGGSRLDFLTHVNPPGGGKEATGLVTRFSRTARPGPDDFPLELKLFGEVEVAKVLANSFFNDFNTEKVSYRFDEAAIRQLLKELGQRRQLKPVPGVSEDDVVALWDYLQGSFPASLSGLAGYYWPVAVELAPWLAMEDRTRLFSIFWGEINELSEAYQSFARTLSSLGNADRVFAPLDALVRQTDKGLSQADSIMNVDMLERLGKDSDKRIGVRPFIDGELRASVELSLAQLAALTVELVFPLVEPTSEPLFEQVDLLDFPGYRGRLSVESLDDVRRAVSSDEASPVAQLILRGKVAYLFERYTDSQEMNVLIVCTPSNKQSDVTAVGPVLTRWIDKTQGAKPEERALRKPGLLWAITMFDMRIGSDLDKGEDLLRLGWGSGGMMKMTMLERFGQYTWLQEWTAGQPFDNTFLVRKPRMKVTFLDVQAGEEIGINAAAQDSLGLMRSTFVEDETVQRHVNQPQQAWDAMLELNDGGMGRISQYLRGVALREVKLGRIREQLDDVLHLLENRLGHWYQAEGAGELEKKRKIAKQIFDAVWPRRILLGELLQRMQLPDDLVRGLYLRADDEEPTALVSDSASSGVVSGGALNLGDDLGHDDGFDLFGDSESAPRSSSNALPLRSSGSDARFAQAVLREWISHLRHLPEDMRLMTYLGFSKPAVEALVDELITGASRLDLQTRLLQAIVSTEQIGTKREQLAGRQVLTAKTVLGDFIGWLGFIESPLEQRPDSRIERGAKLFQAPPVIVPGKLPQLPAQPLEHTRNYVGDWLVALAKIAEDNAGHSAGREITPEQNETLGKVLATLHADRTE; this is translated from the coding sequence ATGAGTAACTCGCCTGAGCAACTGACCCGACACTGGGCCGCCATTCATACCGGTGCCGGCGAGGCGATCCGCTGGATCGGCGACGTGCGCCGCAGCGCGCCACGCCTGGATAACGAAGCGGACGACCTGATCCTCAGCCTGCGTCGCGTGCGCAATACCGCCCGACGCCTGGGCGGCGTTTCCGGCCTGCCGATGACCGTGGGTTTCTTCGGTCTGTCCCAGGCCGGCAAGTCGTACCTGATCTCGACCCTGGCTGCCGGTGCCAACGGCAAGCTGGAGACTGATTTCGGTGGCAGTCGTCTGGACTTCCTCACCCATGTCAATCCGCCGGGTGGAGGCAAAGAGGCCACCGGCCTGGTCACCCGTTTCAGCCGTACTGCGCGCCCCGGCCCGGACGATTTCCCGCTGGAGCTGAAGCTGTTCGGCGAAGTGGAAGTGGCCAAGGTGCTGGCCAACTCCTTTTTCAACGACTTCAACACCGAGAAGGTGTCCTATCGCTTCGACGAAGCGGCCATCCGCCAACTGCTCAAGGAACTCGGCCAGCGCCGCCAGCTCAAGCCGGTGCCCGGAGTCAGCGAGGACGACGTGGTGGCCCTGTGGGACTACCTGCAAGGCAGTTTCCCGGCGTCGCTGAGTGGTCTGGCTGGGTACTACTGGCCCGTGGCCGTGGAGCTGGCGCCCTGGCTGGCGATGGAGGATCGCACCCGGCTGTTCTCGATCTTCTGGGGTGAGATCAACGAGTTGAGCGAGGCCTACCAGAGCTTCGCCAGAACCCTGAGCAGCTTGGGTAACGCTGATCGCGTATTCGCTCCGCTCGATGCCCTGGTGCGGCAGACCGACAAGGGCCTGTCGCAGGCCGACAGCATCATGAACGTCGACATGCTCGAGCGCTTGGGCAAGGACAGCGACAAGCGCATCGGCGTGCGCCCATTCATTGACGGCGAGCTGCGTGCGTCGGTCGAGCTGTCCCTGGCGCAACTGGCCGCACTCACCGTCGAGTTGGTGTTCCCGTTGGTTGAGCCTACTAGCGAGCCGCTGTTCGAGCAGGTCGACCTGCTCGATTTTCCCGGCTATCGCGGCCGCTTGTCGGTCGAGTCGCTGGACGACGTGCGTCGCGCGGTGAGCAGCGACGAAGCCAGCCCGGTGGCGCAACTGATCCTGCGCGGCAAGGTTGCCTATTTGTTCGAGCGCTACACCGACAGCCAGGAAATGAACGTGCTGATCGTCTGTACGCCATCGAACAAGCAGTCCGACGTCACCGCTGTCGGTCCGGTACTGACCCGCTGGATCGACAAGACCCAGGGCGCCAAGCCTGAAGAGCGTGCTCTGCGTAAGCCGGGCCTGCTGTGGGCCATCACCATGTTCGACATGCGCATTGGTAGCGACTTGGACAAGGGCGAAGACCTACTGCGCCTCGGTTGGGGTAGCGGCGGCATGATGAAGATGACCATGCTCGAACGCTTCGGCCAGTACACCTGGCTGCAGGAGTGGACGGCCGGTCAGCCCTTCGATAACACCTTCCTGGTGCGCAAACCGCGCATGAAGGTGACCTTCCTCGACGTGCAGGCTGGTGAAGAGATCGGTATCAACGCCGCTGCCCAGGATTCGTTGGGGCTGATGCGCAGTACCTTCGTCGAAGACGAAACTGTACAGCGCCACGTCAACCAGCCGCAGCAGGCCTGGGACGCGATGCTGGAGCTGAACGATGGCGGCATGGGCCGTATCAGCCAGTACCTGCGTGGCGTGGCGCTGCGCGAGGTCAAGCTGGGGCGTATTCGTGAACAGCTCGATGATGTACTGCATCTGCTGGAAAACCGGCTTGGCCACTGGTATCAGGCAGAAGGCGCCGGCGAGCTGGAGAAGAAGCGCAAGATCGCCAAGCAGATCTTCGACGCGGTCTGGCCGCGGCGCATTCTGCTGGGTGAACTGTTGCAGAGAATGCAATTGCCTGACGATCTGGTTCGGGGTCTGTACCTGCGCGCCGATGACGAAGAACCTACTGCTCTGGTGAGCGATAGTGCGAGCAGCGGTGTTGTGAGCGGGGGGGCGCTCAACCTGGGTGATGACCTGGGACACGACGATGGTTTTGATCTGTTCGGCGACAGCGAGTCGGCGCCTCGCTCGTCGAGCAATGCCTTACCGCTGCGCTCCAGCGGTAGCGATGCACGTTTCGCCCAGGCCGTACTGCGTGAGTGGATAAGCCACCTGCGCCACCTGCCTGAAGACATGCGTCTGATGACCTATCTGGGCTTCTCCAAGCCAGCGGTCGAGGCTCTGGTTGATGAGCTCATCACCGGCGCTAGTCGCCTCGACCTACAAACACGCCTGCTGCAGGCCATCGTCAGTACCGAGCAGATTGGCACCAAACGCGAGCAGCTGGCCGGACGTCAGGTGCTCACCGCGAAAACCGTGCTGGGTGATTTCATCGGCTGGCTAGGGTTCATCGAGTCACCGCTGGAGCAGCGTCCCGACAGCCGCATCGAGCGTGGCGCCAAGCTGTTCCAGGCGCCGCCGGTTATCGTCCCGGGCAAGCTGCCGCAACTGCCGGCGCAACCCTTGGAACACACGCGCAACTATGTGGGCGACTGGCTGGTGGCGCTGGCCAAGATCGCTGAAGACAACGCCGGTCACAGTGCCGGCCGAGAAATCACACCGGAGCAGAACGAGACGCTGGGCAAGGTGCTCGCCACCCTGCATGCGGATCGGACGGAATAA
- a CDS encoding virulence factor SrfB, producing MFPEKTDYEDKITLIMGSGVQFLDFAVTLELRRELPGEFVRQRNDGPLARLMFDERSNSFFHPAAPGSPVSPAYSVAVDQSVRLLKGLWLPLPFFRFSPPRRFDDGPSNWARMRIIELKEGEDPDGHTHRVTLAFDTKVFASRSDTAYLAPTSDDVRAGAAFALAHQADEMGWFLDLAWVDGWLREVFTEQAQLPPIRMQFDDIEHECQELYHQAHYLNLLHLLGTALLVPELKVVSNRDSDLHKAIPVDMVLDVGNSRTCGILIEDHPQENDGLSKRYELELRDLTQPEHVYPEPFESRIEFAQAVFGKDHFSVQSGRREAFQWPTIARIGREAGRLASRRRGTEGSTGLSSPKRYLWDEDNYEPGWRFNCAYVKSESEPHATAAPVAGLINEKGQALYSLPFDERMPVFHPHYSRSSLMTFMLCEVLGQALMQINSPSQRLRMSHSRVPRHLRSIILTVPPSMPKPEREIFAKCMEQAIGLVWKSLGWHPEDDPINIKDAKSRETAWPFLPEVHVQWDEATCGQVVYLFNETQNNFAGRPEEFFATMARPDQPHKDRLTIASIDIGGGTTDLVITEYRLDDGVGSNVYITPSQRFRDGFKVAGDDILLDVIRQFVLPALGSALRDAGVDNPDALLSKLIGSEPLAVQDAVLRQQLTLQLFSPIGLRLLKAYEQYDPLDAGTLVRGTFGELLGDERPTDDVLDYFSSAVRRQLGNGSEPFDLLATTLNVSLRRIHEAFIGDRMNIGKTIQALCEVVHSYPCDVLLLTGRPSRLPGVQALFRKLLPLPPGRILPLNHYRTGGWYPFNKLDRIEDPKTTAAVGAMLCLLSRSLRLPNFFFRSAAFKPYSTLKFLGLIDNNNVIKDGNVYFRDIDLDDPEYELPELTFDMRGTMRLGFRQLANERWSAAPLYILSIENQKLREQVASQGLVLKVRLGIKPSRNPAEGSESFEFLGAESNSGSVSRSHIRLRLNTLSDAGLGESQYWLDSGSVFRK from the coding sequence ATGTTTCCAGAAAAGACCGACTACGAAGATAAGATCACCCTGATCATGGGCAGCGGTGTCCAGTTCCTGGATTTCGCCGTGACCCTTGAACTGCGCCGCGAACTACCTGGCGAGTTCGTGCGCCAGCGCAACGATGGCCCGTTGGCGCGGCTGATGTTCGATGAACGCAGCAACAGCTTTTTCCATCCGGCAGCCCCGGGCAGTCCTGTGAGCCCGGCCTACAGCGTAGCGGTCGACCAGTCGGTGCGTCTGCTCAAAGGGCTCTGGCTACCCTTGCCATTCTTTCGCTTCAGCCCACCTCGGCGTTTCGACGATGGCCCGTCGAACTGGGCGCGTATGCGTATCATCGAGCTCAAGGAGGGTGAGGATCCAGATGGTCATACTCACCGGGTGACCCTGGCCTTCGATACCAAAGTATTCGCCAGCCGCAGCGATACCGCCTATCTGGCGCCGACCAGTGACGATGTGCGAGCCGGCGCGGCATTTGCCCTGGCACATCAGGCCGACGAGATGGGCTGGTTCCTCGACCTGGCCTGGGTCGATGGCTGGCTACGCGAAGTGTTCACCGAGCAGGCGCAACTGCCGCCGATACGCATGCAGTTCGATGACATCGAGCACGAGTGTCAGGAGCTCTATCACCAGGCGCACTACCTCAACTTGCTGCACCTGCTCGGTACGGCGTTGCTGGTGCCGGAGCTCAAGGTGGTGTCCAACCGCGACAGCGACCTGCACAAGGCGATTCCGGTGGACATGGTGCTCGATGTCGGCAACTCGCGCACCTGCGGCATCCTGATCGAGGATCACCCGCAGGAGAATGATGGCCTGAGCAAGCGCTATGAGCTGGAACTGCGTGACCTGACCCAGCCCGAGCACGTTTATCCAGAACCTTTCGAAAGCCGTATCGAGTTCGCTCAGGCGGTATTCGGCAAGGATCACTTTTCGGTGCAAAGTGGCCGTCGCGAGGCCTTCCAGTGGCCGACCATCGCCCGCATTGGTCGCGAGGCCGGACGTCTGGCCAGTCGCCGGCGTGGAACCGAAGGCTCGACCGGCCTGTCCAGCCCGAAGCGTTACCTGTGGGACGAGGACAACTACGAGCCGGGCTGGCGCTTCAACTGCGCCTACGTCAAATCCGAAAGCGAGCCGCACGCCACTGCTGCGCCAGTCGCCGGGTTGATCAACGAGAAAGGTCAGGCGCTCTACAGCCTGCCCTTCGACGAACGCATGCCGGTGTTCCACCCGCACTATTCGCGCAGCTCGTTGATGACCTTCATGCTCTGCGAAGTGCTCGGCCAGGCATTGATGCAGATAAACAGCCCGTCGCAGCGTCTGCGCATGAGCCATTCGCGCGTGCCGCGCCACTTGCGCTCGATCATCCTCACCGTGCCGCCGTCGATGCCCAAGCCCGAGCGCGAAATCTTCGCCAAGTGCATGGAGCAGGCCATCGGCCTGGTGTGGAAGAGCCTTGGCTGGCACCCTGAGGACGATCCGATCAATATCAAGGACGCCAAGAGCCGCGAGACCGCTTGGCCATTCCTACCGGAAGTGCATGTGCAGTGGGACGAGGCCACCTGCGGCCAGGTCGTCTACCTGTTCAACGAAACGCAGAATAACTTCGCCGGTCGTCCGGAGGAGTTCTTTGCCACCATGGCGCGTCCGGATCAGCCGCACAAGGATCGTCTGACCATCGCTTCGATCGATATCGGTGGTGGCACCACCGACCTGGTGATCACCGAATATCGGCTCGATGATGGCGTGGGTAGCAACGTCTATATCACCCCCTCGCAGCGTTTTCGCGATGGTTTCAAGGTCGCCGGTGACGACATCCTGCTCGACGTGATCCGCCAGTTCGTCCTACCGGCATTGGGCTCGGCGCTGCGTGATGCGGGTGTCGACAACCCTGATGCGCTGCTGTCCAAGCTGATTGGCAGCGAGCCGCTGGCCGTGCAGGACGCCGTGCTGCGCCAGCAACTGACTCTGCAGTTGTTCAGCCCTATCGGTCTGCGCTTGCTCAAGGCCTACGAACAATATGACCCGCTGGATGCCGGCACCCTGGTCAGAGGCACTTTCGGTGAACTGCTTGGCGACGAGCGTCCCACCGACGATGTGCTTGACTATTTCAGCAGTGCCGTACGCCGCCAACTGGGTAACGGCAGCGAGCCGTTCGACCTGCTGGCGACAACGCTCAACGTCAGTCTGCGGCGCATTCACGAGGCGTTCATCGGCGATCGCATGAACATCGGCAAGACCATTCAGGCGCTGTGCGAAGTTGTCCACAGCTACCCCTGCGATGTGCTTCTGCTCACTGGGCGTCCGTCGCGTCTGCCCGGTGTGCAGGCGCTGTTTCGCAAGCTGCTGCCGTTGCCGCCGGGACGCATCCTGCCGCTCAACCATTACCGCACCGGTGGCTGGTACCCGTTCAACAAGCTCGACCGTATCGAGGACCCGAAGACCACGGCCGCAGTCGGCGCCATGCTTTGTCTGCTCAGCCGCAGCCTGCGGCTGCCCAACTTCTTCTTCCGTTCGGCGGCGTTCAAACCCTACTCGACGTTGAAGTTCCTCGGTCTGATCGACAACAACAACGTGATCAAGGACGGTAACGTCTACTTCCGCGATATCGATCTCGACGACCCCGAGTACGAGCTGCCCGAGTTGACCTTCGATATGCGCGGCACCATGCGCCTGGGCTTCCGCCAACTGGCCAACGAACGCTGGTCTGCAGCGCCGCTGTACATCCTCAGCATCGAGAACCAGAAGCTGCGCGAGCAGGTCGCTTCCCAGGGGCTGGTGCTCAAGGTGCGCCTGGGCATCAAGCCTTCGCGCAATCCGGCTGAAGGCAGCGAGAGCTTCGAATTTCTTGGTGCCGAATCCAACAGTGGTTCGGTCAGCCGCTCGCACATTCGCCTGCGCCTCAACACCCTGTCCGACGCCGGGCTGGGTGAATCCCAATATTGGCTCGACAGCGGGAGCGTGTTTCGCAAATGA
- a CDS encoding SrfA family protein: protein MSGALLRTGNLQEFKALGVDGQPVYSAALQLREAIRLKMGREASSCLAIPQPNETGDRIDWYAPAEGDVIPWSAATVEERANAYAQLEVMHAKLGATSESMRADAQNREKQIFGRLLEKTIHFPDSDHVYLVDGKPVITFWGFTDHAGTYDHDPLLCLRPPVPSAAPVAPLAPPPLAAAVPVEVVKKSRWWRWLWLLLLPLLLLLLLFLLRACAPTVELPLGLDRIDLPGLPVYERDIGVFGRGGSVDGAGSGAAIDGQLPDGQESPAAEQEEGAAAHDELDAPGEEPPPSAPEDAAAEEPPADPPQEQQEPRKQPPGRDVPQDLSIPPQALETGSTEFLNGNWKAGAGIQDAQTGKPMQLDYDFKDGKGQVKVRRGDGVECSGAVNAAMQGGKLAINNQGQAACNDGSSYKLPEVVCSPDSRSAADCTGSYENKQFPMSMRQGVE from the coding sequence ATGTCAGGCGCATTGCTCCGCACGGGTAACCTTCAGGAATTCAAGGCGCTGGGTGTCGATGGTCAGCCGGTGTACAGCGCCGCGCTGCAACTGCGCGAGGCCATTCGCCTGAAGATGGGGCGCGAAGCCTCCAGCTGCCTAGCCATTCCGCAGCCCAACGAAACCGGTGACCGCATCGATTGGTACGCGCCTGCAGAGGGCGACGTGATCCCCTGGTCGGCGGCCACGGTTGAGGAGCGCGCGAATGCCTATGCTCAGCTTGAGGTGATGCACGCCAAACTGGGTGCTACCAGCGAAAGCATGCGTGCTGACGCGCAGAACCGGGAAAAGCAGATATTCGGTCGCCTGCTGGAAAAAACCATTCACTTTCCCGACAGCGACCATGTCTACCTGGTCGATGGCAAGCCCGTCATCACCTTCTGGGGGTTCACCGATCACGCGGGAACCTATGATCACGACCCGCTGTTGTGTCTGCGTCCGCCTGTGCCCAGCGCTGCGCCAGTAGCACCGCTCGCGCCGCCCCCGCTGGCCGCCGCCGTGCCGGTTGAGGTGGTGAAGAAGTCGCGTTGGTGGCGCTGGCTGTGGCTGTTGCTCCTGCCACTGCTCCTGCTGTTGCTGTTGTTCTTGCTGCGCGCCTGTGCGCCAACGGTCGAGTTGCCACTCGGCCTCGATCGCATCGATCTGCCGGGATTGCCGGTGTATGAGCGTGATATCGGCGTGTTCGGTCGTGGTGGGTCGGTCGATGGTGCCGGGTCGGGTGCTGCTATCGATGGTCAACTGCCGGACGGACAAGAGTCTCCCGCTGCCGAGCAGGAGGAGGGCGCTGCTGCACACGACGAGCTCGATGCACCGGGCGAAGAACCGCCGCCGTCCGCGCCTGAAGATGCAGCCGCTGAGGAGCCACCAGCCGACCCGCCACAGGAGCAGCAGGAACCTCGCAAGCAACCGCCGGGTCGGGACGTACCACAAGACCTGAGCATTCCCCCGCAGGCACTGGAAACCGGCTCCACTGAGTTCCTCAACGGTAACTGGAAAGCGGGTGCCGGTATTCAGGATGCGCAGACCGGCAAGCCCATGCAACTCGACTATGACTTCAAGGATGGCAAGGGGCAGGTCAAGGTGCGACGTGGTGATGGTGTCGAGTGCTCTGGTGCGGTGAATGCCGCGATGCAGGGCGGCAAGCTGGCGATCAACAACCAGGGGCAGGCTGCCTGCAACGATGGCAGCAGCTACAAGCTGCCGGAAGTCGTGTGCAGCCCGGATAGCCGTAGCGCTGCTGACTGCACGGGTAGTTATGAGAACAAGCAATTCCCCATGTCCATGAGGCAGGGCGTCGAGTAA
- a CDS encoding GFA family protein, producing MKVEHQGGCQCGALRYRINAPLTDIAHCHCSVCRRSSGGILTTWATVPRQAFHWLRGTPKAFASSASCTRYFCADCGAHLALLTSLSPDTLDVTVATLDKPEQAPADRHIWVSSRLSWLTVDPQLPEEWQEEID from the coding sequence ATGAAGGTCGAACATCAGGGCGGCTGCCAGTGTGGTGCACTGCGCTATCGGATCAATGCGCCGCTGACGGATATCGCGCACTGCCATTGCTCGGTCTGCCGGCGCAGCAGTGGCGGCATTCTCACTACCTGGGCCACGGTACCGCGCCAGGCATTTCACTGGCTGCGCGGCACGCCGAAGGCGTTCGCCTCATCAGCCAGCTGTACACGCTATTTCTGTGCGGACTGCGGTGCACATCTGGCGCTGCTCACTTCGCTCAGCCCGGATACGCTGGATGTAACCGTCGCCACGCTGGACAAGCCGGAGCAAGCCCCGGCGGATCGGCATATCTGGGTGAGCAGCCGGCTGTCCTGGTTGACGGTCGATCCGCAATTGCCGGAAGAGTGGCAAGAAGAGATAGATTAG
- a CDS encoding AEC family transporter yields the protein MIVAGYWLRLREFPSEAFWPGAERLNYFILFPALLFSSLARAPLNNPALPRLALAVLLGLGIAWLALLLVRRLRGWPAGRFGAFTQGILRFNTYLGLAAVGSLFGQEGLTLAALMLALMVPTVNVLSVWSLTAERGVSARSLLLPIIKNPLILACVGGALFNLTGIGLPGGSDRLLNLLAAASLPLGLLCVGAALKPEQLGGEIPALTWNSALRLLAMPLLAWCVAWALALPAMESAVLVLFFALPTAPTAYVLTRQLGGDSQLMAGIITLQTLLAAGSLVAIMMMLA from the coding sequence ATGATAGTCGCCGGCTACTGGCTGCGCCTGCGCGAGTTCCCCAGCGAGGCTTTCTGGCCGGGTGCCGAGCGCCTCAATTACTTCATTCTGTTCCCTGCCCTGCTGTTCTCCAGCCTGGCCCGTGCGCCGCTGAACAATCCGGCCTTGCCGCGTCTGGCATTGGCGGTGCTGCTCGGCCTGGGCATCGCCTGGCTGGCGCTGCTGCTGGTGCGGCGCCTGCGTGGCTGGCCGGCGGGGCGTTTTGGCGCCTTCACTCAGGGCATCCTGCGCTTCAACACCTACCTGGGCCTGGCCGCGGTCGGCAGCCTGTTCGGTCAGGAGGGCCTGACCCTCGCCGCGCTGATGCTGGCCCTCATGGTGCCGACGGTGAACGTGCTGTCGGTGTGGTCACTGACCGCCGAACGTGGCGTCAGCGCGCGCAGCCTGCTGCTGCCGATCATCAAGAACCCACTGATCCTCGCCTGCGTCGGCGGAGCGCTGTTCAACCTCACGGGTATCGGCCTGCCGGGTGGCAGCGACCGTCTACTCAACCTGCTGGCTGCTGCTAGCCTGCCGCTGGGCCTGCTCTGTGTGGGTGCCGCACTCAAGCCAGAGCAACTGGGCGGAGAAATCCCTGCACTGACCTGGAACAGCGCCCTGCGCCTGCTGGCGATGCCGCTGCTGGCCTGGTGCGTGGCCTGGGCACTGGCCCTGCCGGCCATGGAGAGCGCAGTGCTGGTGCTGTTCTTTGCTCTGCCCACCGCCCCCACGGCCTATGTGCTGACTCGCCAACTTGGCGGCGACAGCCAGTTGATGGCCGGCATAATCACCCTGCAGACGTTGCTGGCAGCAGGAAGTCTGGTGGCGATCATGATGATGCTGGCGTGA
- a CDS encoding substrate-binding periplasmic protein — MVGFWGAALLGLLLCASVRAEVLHLATGDDYAPFTGKALPGQGMLTQVVRAALAEQGTAITLDWLPWNRGYLKAKRVEYNATFPYIRSAEREAEFLYSAPIYVAEPYIFSRAGDHIELDDLPAMIGRRLCYPLGWQPPAAIQQMVEQGVLRRHSPLGLQECARLLLLERDDLFIADRNLGGSALHSAGAELAQFHRSRVPFQSSTLHFIVSRQHPRATELIERFNRGLEALKVRGEYQRLIESYAQ; from the coding sequence ATGGTGGGATTCTGGGGGGCGGCTCTGCTGGGCCTGCTGTTGTGCGCATCGGTGCGAGCGGAGGTGCTGCACCTGGCTACCGGCGACGACTACGCACCGTTCACCGGTAAGGCATTGCCCGGCCAAGGCATGCTTACCCAGGTGGTGCGTGCGGCATTGGCCGAGCAGGGCACGGCGATCACGCTCGACTGGCTGCCCTGGAACCGCGGTTACCTGAAAGCCAAGCGCGTTGAGTACAACGCCACCTTTCCCTACATCCGTTCTGCCGAGCGCGAGGCGGAGTTTCTCTACTCGGCGCCCATTTATGTGGCCGAACCATACATCTTCAGCCGGGCCGGTGATCACATCGAGCTCGATGATCTGCCCGCCATGATCGGCCGGCGACTCTGCTATCCGCTGGGCTGGCAGCCACCGGCGGCGATCCAGCAAATGGTCGAGCAGGGTGTGCTGCGCCGTCATTCTCCACTGGGTCTGCAGGAATGCGCACGGCTGCTGCTGCTCGAACGTGACGACCTGTTCATTGCCGACCGTAACCTGGGGGGCAGTGCTTTGCACAGTGCTGGCGCTGAACTGGCGCAGTTTCACCGGTCACGGGTGCCGTTTCAGAGCAGTACGCTGCACTTCATCGTCTCGCGGCAGCACCCGCGTGCTACCGAGTTGATCGAGCGCTTCAATCGTGGGCTCGAGGCGCTCAAGGTACGCGGAGAGTATCAGCGGCTGATCGAGAGTTACGCGCAGTAG
- a CDS encoding PilT/PilU family type 4a pilus ATPase has translation MNDTSANDQPDVFPYLQLMHQHAGSDLFFSVGAPPHMKVEGHSQPVGQRIMKAGEVQQLAYQLMTQKQIAEFERDLEMNLAVGLQGAGRYRVNVYYQRGEVAMVVRLIKSEIPSFEALGLPRLLEKLAMQDRGLILVTGAAGSGKSTTLAAMLDFRNRHKSGHIVCIEDPIEFLHSHQRSIIDQREVGLDTHSFDDALRNVLREAPDVIMLGEIRDAATMQHALHYAETGHLCVATLHATSSSHAIERIARFFPDDARKQVLADVAHNLLAVIGQRLVPGIAQKRVAAVELMLGTPYIRDLIQRDELEELREATARASEQGLQTFDQHLFALLETGRISLAEALKFADSRTDLSLKFKLERGFSADDAELKVLRDG, from the coding sequence ATGAATGACACCAGCGCCAACGACCAGCCCGATGTTTTCCCCTACCTGCAGCTGATGCATCAACATGCCGGCTCAGACCTGTTCTTCAGCGTCGGCGCGCCGCCGCACATGAAGGTCGAAGGGCATAGCCAGCCCGTCGGCCAGCGCATCATGAAGGCCGGTGAGGTGCAGCAGCTGGCCTATCAACTGATGACGCAGAAGCAGATCGCCGAGTTCGAACGCGACCTGGAGATGAACCTGGCCGTCGGCCTGCAGGGCGCCGGGCGTTATCGGGTCAACGTCTATTACCAGCGCGGCGAAGTGGCCATGGTGGTGCGCCTGATCAAGAGCGAGATCCCCAGCTTCGAGGCACTTGGCCTGCCCAGGCTGCTGGAGAAACTGGCCATGCAGGACCGCGGGCTGATCCTGGTCACCGGCGCGGCCGGCTCGGGCAAGTCCACCACGCTGGCGGCGATGCTGGATTTCCGCAATCGCCACAAGAGCGGGCATATCGTCTGCATCGAAGACCCTATCGAGTTTCTCCACAGCCATCAGCGCTCGATCATCGACCAGCGTGAAGTCGGCCTCGACACCCACAGTTTCGACGACGCGCTGCGCAACGTGCTGCGTGAGGCGCCGGACGTGATCATGCTTGGCGAAATCCGCGACGCCGCCACCATGCAGCATGCCCTGCACTACGCCGAAACCGGTCATCTGTGCGTTGCCACGCTGCACGCCACCAGCAGCAGCCACGCCATCGAGCGGATCGCCCGCTTCTTCCCCGACGATGCACGCAAGCAGGTGCTGGCCGATGTGGCGCACAACCTGCTGGCAGTCATTGGCCAACGTCTGGTGCCGGGTATCGCCCAGAAGCGCGTGGCGGCCGTGGAGCTGATGCTCGGTACGCCCTATATCCGCGACCTGATCCAGCGCGACGAGCTGGAGGAGTTGCGCGAGGCCACGGCGCGCGCCTCCGAACAAGGCCTGCAGACCTTCGACCAGCACCTGTTCGCCCTGCTCGAAACCGGGCGCATCAGCCTGGCCGAAGCACTCAAGTTCGCCGACTCGCGCACCGACCTGAGCCTCAAGTTCAAACTCGAACGCGGCTTCTCCGCCGACGACGCCGAGCTCAAGGTGCTGCGCGACGGCTGA